One Mesoplodon densirostris isolate mMesDen1 chromosome X, mMesDen1 primary haplotype, whole genome shotgun sequence genomic region harbors:
- the LOC132481664 gene encoding OTU domain-containing protein 6A-like, with protein sequence MEDSQSEHQRMLRRHKREKAELQAHIQGMKSSVPKSDKKRRKQLLLDVARLEAEMEQKHQQELQKFQESFPDNSNLDSVTEDLGKLDLEDKPPHLSRAQRRRERKVALERERQERMAKAEMEHLASFRHDEEMKLDAILWARNLEMKDIPADGHCMYRAIQDQLVFSVTVEGLRRCTAEYMRKHVEDFLPFCSDPETGDACSRDDFLSYCDDIVFSTSCGGQLELRALSHVLQTPIEVIQGNSPAVVFGEEYTKKPLTLVYRSYSMCGEHYNSVKPLDTGSVRCPACRLL encoded by the coding sequence ATGGAAGATTCACAGAGTGAGCATCAGCGGATGTTACGACGCCACAAGCGCGAGAAGGCAGAGCTGCAGGCCCACATTCAGGGCATGAAGAGCTCGGTCCCCAAGAGcgacaagaagagaagaaagcagtTGCTCCTCGATGTGGCCCGCCTCGAGGCCGAGATGGAGCAGAAGCACCAGCAGGAGCTGCAGAAGTTCCAGGAGAGTTTCCCTGATAACAGCAACCTCGATTCAGTCACTGAAGATCTGGGCAAGCTGGATCTCGAGGACAAGCCTCCTCACCTCTCGAGGGCACAGAGAAGGCGCGAAAGAAAGGTGGCCCTcgagagagaaaggcaggagagGATGGCCAAGGCTGAGATGGAGCATCTGGCCAGCTTCCGCCATGACGAGGAAATGAAGCTCGACGCCATCCTGTGGGCCAGGAATCTGGAGATGAAGGATATCCCGGCCGACGGCCACTGCATGTACCGCGCCATCCAAGACCAGCTGGTGTTCTCCGTGACCGTGGAGGGCCTGCGGAGGTGCACCGCCGAGTACATGCGGAAGCATGTCGAGGACTTCCTGCCCTTCTGCAGCGACCCCGAAACCGGCGACGCCTGCAGCCGCGACGACTTCTTGAGCTACTGCGACGACATCGTGTTCAGCACGTCGTGTGGAGGCCAGCTCGAGCTGAGGGCCCTGTCGCACGTCCTGCAGACCCCCATCGAGGTGATCCAGGGCAACTCGCCCGCCGTCGTCTTCGGAGAGGAGTACACCAAGAAGCCGCTCACCCTGGTCTACAGGAGCTACTCCATGTGCGGGGAGCACTACAACTCGGTGAAGCCGCTCGACACCGGCTCCGTCAGGTGCCCGGCCTGCCGTCTCTTGTAG